TTACAATTTTGTCGTAATACAGCAGAACCATCGCATTTTTTTCTTCTTCCGTCAATTTTTTAAAATCTGCCATTAATTCATCTCCAAAGACACCCCCTTCAATATCCCTCAATATCTTTTCACAATATATATCTATAATTGTTGTTCCTGTAACATAGTCTATTTCCCTGAGGCACATTAGTGCTTCGTGAATAAATTTCTTTCTAATTTCCTTATATTTTTCTTCTTCTGTTTCCTGAAAGATTTCCAAAAAACTTGAAAATATGCTATTAAATCTTATAAACGGATTTACCTTTATTTCATTTTCCAGCCTAAATTCATTTAGAAAATCCCCATTAATCTCCAAATAAGGAGAATATTCCTCTTCCGATATAAATTTTATATTTTTTCCTGAACCTGCCCATAAATATTCGTAACCAGCTTTCCTACTTCTAATCATTCAGATACCCCCTGCATCTGAATTCCGGTACCCTCAGCTGTATTTCACTTACTATGAAACTTAGCATATCTTCTGTATAATTACTTTTTTCAATACACTCAGCAAATAAATTCAGATTTATTTTCTCATTATAAAAAAATAGTTTAAAGTCATTTTTTATAAATTCATTACAATTATAGGTTTCTATATTTTCCAGGACATTCTTGCCTATATTTATTTCCTTAAGAGAAAAATTCTCCTTTATAAATTCATAATCTGAAAAAACTTTATATAGCTCTACTTTACTGTTTATCCTGTTTTCTGTTCCTGCATTTTCTTTAAATCTATCTGTAAAGCTTTCCTTCCTGAAATTTGTAAAAAGAAAGTATTCTGGCATTTTTTCCAGCTCTATTGAATTTATCATTAAATTTTTTCTGCATTCCTGGATAGATTTTATAGAGAATACATTCCATATATTTTCCAGTTTTTTCCTGCTTATTATATGAAGATCATTTAAATTTTCAGAATAGCAGCACAATATATCTCCCGTTCCATTATTTTCCACAAGTATTTCATTTTCATCTTTCTTTATTACATATTCAAATGAAATATCATTTTTCACAGGCCTTACAAATATTGAACTTATTATCTTCTTTTCTTCTATATTCCATAACAAAGTTTTGTTAAACAGTATATTTTCCTCATAAATTCCAAACTCATACACTGCCTCATCCCTGTTTTCCTTTATTTTTTCATATAATTCCTTTGTCATCTGGAAATCATATCCCACAACTTTTATTCTGTACATACGTTTAAAATGTGCCATATTTACAGTCTGCCATTTTTTCCCGTTCAGTTTAAAAGCTTCATACAATCTTTCAATTTTTTTCTCATATCTTCTGTCATATTCAAGAACAATTTTCATTCCATAATTTTCTCCAGCAACATTTATCCATGCCTCATATTCTCCCTGGACAATATCTTCCAGCTGATTGTAGGAAATATCTACATAAACTTCATTTAAATAAAATTCATCTTCTATATCTGTTACACTATACTTTTTTTCCATAACAGGATGATAACTTTCCCTGAAACTATATATTTCCTCATTATCAGAAAGTATTGTTTCAATGAAAATATCTCTCTTTGATTTTATTACACTATTTAAATATTTTTCCTTTATCTCAGAAAATCTTTCATCTATTTCTTTTTTCAATTCAAAGAAACTTTCCCTTATTGTTTTACCTGCCAGTTCCTTTTCAAGTATTATCGTTTCCTTATCCATACCTTTATTTACCCCATCCCTTAACTTTATTTTAATTATATCATAAATTAATTTTTCTTTCAACTTATTTTTAATTTTATTTATAATTTTTCAGTTATTTATGTGATATAATTTAAAAATAATTTACAGGAGGTCTATTATGAAAATATATACAAAATACGGGGATAAGGGATATACAAGATTATACGGTGGTGAACGTGTAAGTAAAACGCATATAAGAGTTGAAACATACGGAACATCTGATGAATTATGTTCATTGATTGGATCAGTTGTAGCAAAAATGGAAAATTATCCTGAATTATCTGACATTAGAAAAGAATGTATCATTATACAGCATCATATATTTGATTGTGGAAGTGATTTGGCAACTCCTGGAGAGTTACGTCCTTACAAACAGACAGAAAAAGATGTAGAATGGCTTGAAAACAGAATAGATGAATATCTTCCACAGTTACCTGAACTTAAGCATTTCATTATTCCTGGAGGAAGTAAGATTGCTGCTGAATTTCATATATTAAGAACCTTTACAAGAAAACTGGAAAGAAGAATAGTCGCTCTAATTGAAACAGAAGAACATGTTAATGAAATTGGATTAAGATACATTAACAGACTTTCAGATTATTTTTTTATTGCTGCCTGTCTTATAAATGTCAGAATGGGAGTAACTGAAACTGATTATTTACGTAGTGAAGTAATTTTTAAATAATTCTGCTACATATGATAATTAAAAGAGCTATATTTTATGATAATAATTTTTTACTGCCATAAATATAGCTCTAATTTAAATTCCTATGAAAATTTCCCTTCATTTCTTAGTCTTATTTTCTAAACTTTTAAGTTCTGCAGAACTTAATTTTTCTAAGGATAAAAGTTGTGTCCTGGCAAGTTTTCTAAGTTCTATCATTCTTTCTTTTTGCTTCATATCTTTACTGATTAGAATAGCATTGTAGCTTTCCATATTGGCAAGCACTAATAATTTCATTCAGACTTGCATAATCTCGCATATTACCTTTTAATTTTGGATTTTCTTCACGCCACTGTTTTGCCCGCTTATTAAATAGGGCAACATTTATCATATCTGCTTCATTGGCATACCTATAAGATAATTGTTCATTTGTCAAATCGGATAGTAGATATTCCTTGATAGCATCTGTATGAATCTTATAGTTAATCTTTGAGATTTCACGATTTAAATTCCAACCAAGAGATAATCTAGAATTTTCATCTAATTTAAGTCCCTTATAGTCTTGAATAATATAAAGTTTAAATTCTGGCGAAATCCATGAAGCAAACTCCATCGCTATATCACTATGAGCAAATGTACCTCCATACCGTCCTGACTTAGAAATTATCCCTATTGCATTTGTCTTTTCAATCCATTTTTGTGGTGATAAAGTAAATACATTACTACCTGCTTCATTTTTTAACCTATCGAATTCGATAGATTTAAAATTTGGATTATGTATTGATTCCCATAAACCTAAAAATTGAATATTATCTTTGCTTCTTAACCAGTTATTTATCACTATAAATGGTTCTTCGCTTTTATATCTTGCAATATCTGTAAGACTTATATAGTCATTTTTAAAGTCTTCTGTATAGATTTGGATTGAAAATCCATTTGCTTCAATTGTATCTTTTTTAATCTTAGCCATTTATGAATCCCTCCTCTTACTGATGTACTATTTACAACAACTATCTTCAAATAATTTAATTTCATTACCCAACTTAATTCCCCCTTTTATTACTTTCTGTATAAAAAAACTGTTTCAAAAGAAAATTTAAAAATAATATGAAAAATTATATTAGAAAATTTTATTAAATAATTTTATTTCCCATATATTTCATTCCTATTTTTTCATTTTGAAACAGCTCCCTTGTATATTTCAATATTTTATAATTATTTTTTCCTCATCATATAAAATCATCTATTTTTTAAATGAATCAAAAATATTCTTATCATTACTATACAGAACTTTTACTTCATTTGGTTTCAATATAATATTTATTTTCTTATCGGAAATTGAATAAACTTCCTTTTTATTCAACTGATTTTCATAGAATCCAAAAAGTTTTGGAACATGAAGACTTACTGGATAAGAATCTCCTGAATTATTCATTATGACAATCATAGACTTATTTCCATAAGCTACTTCATATGAAATAAAATCAGTATTAGGCCATTGTGGATTTATATCTTTATTCTGATATGTTTTAGCCTTTCTCTTTTCCTCATTTAGATATTGCTGTGTTTCAGCATCAATTCTTCCTTTAGTTTTAGGATCATTGTATACTTCAAGAACTCTGAATTTTCCATTTTTAAACAATTCCTTATTTTCACTTCTTACCTTTAACAATGTTCTATAAAAATTCTCAATTTCAGCATTTTCCTTGACAGGATAAGAAACTGTTTTCTGAACTTCATTTATCTGAACAATTTCAGGTGGAAGATTTCTAAGCGTATTAATATCATACTTACTTAAATCATCAGTTTCATCTTCGTAAGGTGCATAATCATCCCATAACATTGGTTTTCTGTTTCTAGGAGAATCTGCCCCCCACATTCCTTTTTCATCTCCATAATATATTACCGAAGTAGCAGGCATTGTCAACTGAACAGCAATTATTCTCTTAAGTTTACTTATTGCATTTCCGTCATATAAATCCGGTCTTATGTTTAAATATCCCTGATTCGACTGATTATTTCTGTCAAAAACCCTGTTTGGATTTATAATTCCACTGAAAATTCTATCTGTATCAAGCGAATCAATATAAACCTGTGTCAGATTAAATCTTTCGCTTGAATATTTATTATAAATTTCATTCATTTTACTGGCAAACTCTACACTTCCAATTCTATAATTCGAGTTACTGTTTATTGTATATTTTATCATATTATTTACAATATTATAGTCTGTTCCGCTATCATAAAGTCCGGCATCTAT
This portion of the Leptotrichia sp. oral taxon 215 str. W9775 genome encodes:
- a CDS encoding cob(I)yrinic acid a,c-diamide adenosyltransferase; translation: MKIYTKYGDKGYTRLYGGERVSKTHIRVETYGTSDELCSLIGSVVAKMENYPELSDIRKECIIIQHHIFDCGSDLATPGELRPYKQTEKDVEWLENRIDEYLPQLPELKHFIIPGGSKIAAEFHILRTFTRKLERRIVALIETEEHVNEIGLRYINRLSDYFFIAACLINVRMGVTETDYLRSEVIFK